The following are from one region of the Scylla paramamosain isolate STU-SP2022 chromosome 45, ASM3559412v1, whole genome shotgun sequence genome:
- the LOC135094205 gene encoding tubulin alpha chain-like, translating to MRECISIHVGQAGCQMGNACWELYCLEHGIAPDGSMPSDKALGAGDDSFNTFFNETGAGKHVPRAVFVDLEPSVVDEVRTGTYRQLFHPEQLISGKEDAANNYARGHYTIGKEIVDLVLDRVRKLADNCTGLQGFLVFHSFGGGTGSGFTSLLMERLSVDYGKKSKLEFAIYPAPQVATAVVEPYNSILTTHTTLEHSDCAFMVDNEAIYDICRRNLDIERPSYANLNRLIGQIVSSITASLRFDGALNVDLTEFQTNLVPYPRIHFPLVTYAPVISAEKAYHEQLTVGEITNACFEPANQMVKCDPRHGKYMACCLLYRGDVVPKDVNAAIASIKTKRSIQFVDWCPTGFKVGINYQPPTVVPNGDLAKVSRAVCMLSNTTAIAEAWARLDHKFDLMYAKRAFVHWYVGEGMEEGEFSEAREDLAALEKDYEEVGLDTVADDEEQGEDY from the exons ATG CGTGAGTGCATCTCGATCCACGTGGGGCAGGCCGGCTGCCAGATGGGCAATGCCTGCTGGGAGCTGTACTGCCTGGAGCACGGCATCGCCCCTGACGGCTCCATGCCCTCCGACAAGGCCCTCGGCGCCGGCGACGACTCCTTCAACACCTTCTTCAACGAGACCGGCGCCGGGAAGCACGTGCCCAGGGCGGTCTTCGTCGACCTCGAGCCCTCCGTCGTCG ATGAGGTGCGCACGGGAACCTACCGCCAGCTATTCCACCCCGAGCAGCTCATCAGCGGCAAGGAGGACGCCGCCAACAACTACGCCAGGGGACACTATACCATCGGCAAGGAGATCGTCGACCTGGTTCTTGATCGCGTCCGAAAGCTGGCCGACAACTGCACCGGCCTGCAGGGCTTCCTCGTGTTCCACTCGTTCGGCGGCGGCACCGGCTCCGGCTTCACCTCGCTGCTGATGGAGCGCCTCTCTGTGGACTACGGCAAGAAGAGCAAGCTGGAATTCGCCATCTACCCCGCGCCCCAGGTGGCCACCGCCGTGGTGGAGCCCTACAACTCCATcctcaccacccacaccaccctgGAGCACTCCGACTGCGCCTTCATGGTTGACAACGAGGCCATCTACGACATCTGCCGCAGGAACCTGGACATCGAGCGCCCCTCCTACGCCAACCTCAACAGACTCATCGGCCAGATCGTGTCCTCCATCACCGCCTCCCTCAGGTTCGACGGCGCCCTCAACGTGGACCTCACCGAGTTCCAGACCAACCTGGTGCCCTACCCGCGCATCCACTTCCCGCTGGTGACCTACGCGCCCGTCATCTCCGCCGAGAAGGCGTACCACGAGCAGCTGACGGTGGGCGAGATCACCAACGCCTGCTTCGAGCCCGCCAACCAGATGGTGAAGTGTGACCCGCGCCACGGCAAGTACATGGCCTGCTGCCTGCTGTACCGCGGCGACGTGGTGCCCAAGGACGTCAACGCCGCCATCGCCTCCATCAAGACCAAGCGTTCCATCCAGTTCGTGGACTGGTGCCCCACGGGCTTCAAGGTGGGCATCAACTACCAGCCGCCCACCGTGGTGCCCAACGGCGACCTGGCCAAGGTGTCCCGCGCCGTGTGCATGCTGTCCAACACCACGGCCATCGCCGAGGCCTGGGCGCGCCTCGACCACAAGTTCGACCTCATGTACGCCAAGCGCGCCTTCGTGCACTGGTACGTGGGCGAGGGCATGGAGGAGGGCGAGTTCTCCGAGGCGCGCGAGGATCTGGCCGCCCTCGAGAAGGACTACGAGGAGGTGGGCCTGGACACCGTGGCCGACGACGAGGAGCAGGGCGAGGACTACTAG
- the LOC135094204 gene encoding tubulin alpha-3 chain-like has protein sequence MRECISIHVGQAGCQMGNACWELYCLEHGIAPDGSMPSDKALGASDDSFNTFFNETGAGKHVPRAVFVDLEPSVVDEVRTGTYRQLFHPEQLISGKEDAANNYARGHYTIGKEIVDLVLDRVRKLADNCTGLQGFLVFHSFGGGTGSGFTSLLMERLSVDYGKKSKLEFAIYPAPQVATAVVEPYNSILTTHTTLEHSDCAFMVDNEAIYDICRRNLDIERPSYANLNRLIGQIVSSITASLRFDGALNVDLTEFQTNLVPYPRIHFPLVTYAPVISAEKAYHEQLTVGEITNACFEPANQMVKCDPRHGKYMACCLLYRGDVVPKDVNAAIASIKTKRSIQFVDWCPTGFKVGINYQPPTVVPNGDLAKVSRAVCMLSNTTAIAEAWARLDHKFDLMYAKRAFVHWYVGEGMEEGEFSEAREDLAALEKDYEEVGLDTVADDEEQGEDY, from the exons ATG CGTGAGTGCATCTCGATCCACGTGGGGCAGGCCGGCTGCCAGATGGGCAACGCCTGCTGGGAGCTGTACTGCCTGGAGCACGGCATCGCCCCTGACGGCTCCATGCCCTCCGACAAGGCCCTCGGCGCCAGCGACGACTCCTTCAACACCTTCTTCAACGAGACCGGCGCCGGGAAGCACGTGCCCAGGGCGGTCTTCGTCGACCTCGAGCCCTCCGTCGTCG ATGAGGTGCGCACGGGAACCTACCGCCAGCTGTTCCACCCCGAGCAGCTCATCAGCGGCAAGGAGGACGCCGCCAACAACTACGCCAGGGGACACTATACCATCGGCAAGGAGATCGTCGACCTGGTTCTTGATCGCGTCCGAAAGCTGGCCGACAACTGCACCGGCCTGCAGGGCTTCCTCGTGTTCCACTCGTTCGGCGGCGGCACCGGCTCCGGCTTCACCTCGCTGCTGATGGAGCGCCTCTCTGTGGACTACGGCAAGAAGAGCAAGCTGGAATTCGCCATCTACCCCGCGCCCCAGGTGGCCACCGCCGTGGTGGAGCCCTACAACTCCATcctcaccacccacaccaccctgGAGCACTCCGACTGCGCCTTCATGGTTGACAACGAGGCCATCTACGACATCTGCCGCAGGAACCTGGACATCGAGCGCCCCTCCTACGCCAACCTCAACAGACTCATCGGCCAGATCGTGTCCTCCATCACCGCCTCCCTCAGGTTCGACGGCGCCCTCAACGTGGACCTCACCGAGTTCCAGACCAACCTGGTGCCCTACCCGCGCATCCACTTCCCGCTGGTGACCTACGCGCCCGTCATCTCCGCCGAGAAGGCGTACCACGAGCAGCTGACGGTGGGCGAGATCACCAACGCCTGCTTCGAGCCCGCCAACCAGATGGTGAAGTGTGACCCGCGCCACGGCAAGTACATGGCCTGCTGCCTGCTGTACCGCGGCGACGTGGTGCCCAAGGACGTCAACGCCGCCATCGCCTCCATCAAGACCAAGCGTTCCATCCAGTTCGTGGACTGGTGCCCCACGGGCTTCAAGGTGGGCATCAACTACCAGCCGCCCACCGTGGTGCCCAACGGCGACCTGGCCAAGGTGTCCCGCGCCGTGTGCATGCTGTCCAACACCACGGCCATCGCCGAGGCCTGGGCGCGCCTCGACCACAAGTTCGACCTCATGTACGCCAAGCGCGCCTTCGTGCACTGGTACGTGGGCGAGGGCATGGAGGAGGGCGAGTTCTCCGAGGCGCGCGAGGACCTGGCCGCCCTCGAGAAGGACTACGAGGAGGTGGGCCTGGACACCGTGGCCGACGACGAGGAGCAGGGCGAGGACTACTAG